The following are encoded together in the Zingiber officinale cultivar Zhangliang chromosome 8A, Zo_v1.1, whole genome shotgun sequence genome:
- the LOC122012352 gene encoding homeobox-leucine zipper protein HOX11-like has product MEEEEECNTRLALGIGGYGLKNNARNSTSALHFDALFPIQFKEEQEELDEGTSGKETSNCSSERHSAGARKKLKLTREQVMLLEESFSEHSTLNTKQKQELGERLGIQPRQVEVWFQNRRARTKTKQMEVDYEYLKRSCERLNEENRRLKKELMQLMKSTTMTVSVCSSCERMAGARKSVVVDGLVLRRRT; this is encoded by the exons atggaagaagaagaagaatgcaacACGAGGCTTGCGCTTGGGATCGGAGGCTATGGATTGAAGAATAATGCTAGAAATTCTACCAGTGCGCTCCATTTTGATGCTCTGTTTCCGATTCAATTTAAAGAAGAACAGGAAGAATTAGATGAAGGTACCAGTGGAAAGGAAACCAGCAACTGCAGCAGTGAGAGACATTCAGCCGGCGCCAGGAAGAAGCTTAAGCTCACAAGGGAGCAAGTCATGCTGCTCGAAGAAAGCTTTAGCGAGCACAGCACTCTTAATACG AAGCAAAAGCAGGAACTGGGCGAGCGGCTGGGCATTCAACCGCGTCAAGTGGAGGTGTGGTTTCAGAACCGGAGAGCGAGGACGAAGACGAAGCAGATGGAGGTGGATTACGAGTACTTGAAGAGGAGCTGCGAGAGGCTGAACGAGGAGAACCGGAGGTTGAAGAAGGAGCTGATGCAGCTGATGAAGTCGACGACGATGACCGTGTCGGTGTGTTCTTCGTGTGAGAGGATGGCGGGCGCCAGGAAAAGCGTCGTGGTGGATGGTCTGGTTCTCCGCCGGCGAACTTAA